Part of the Thermomicrobiales bacterium genome, TCCGGAAGATCGCCGGTGGCCCATCGGAATCGATCTATCAGCCGGAGTGGTCGCCGGAGGGTGTGCTGCATTTCGTCTCTGACCGGACCGGCTGGTGGAATCTCTACCGGCTGGACGGCGATAGCCTCGTCGCGCTCGCGCCGATGGAAGCTGAGTTCGGCGGCCCGGCCTGGTCGCTGGACGCCGGGCAGTACGGCTTCATCTCCGGCGGTCGCATCGCCTGCATCTACGCGCAGAACGGCTTGCATCACCTCGGCATTATCGAGCCGGATGCGGACGGTGTCCGTGAGATCGAGACGCCGTTCACCGGGTTCGCCAGCATTGACGCGGACGGTGGCGATCGCATCGCTGTTATCGGCGGTGGGCCGCTGGCGGCGAGCTCGGTTGCGGTCATTGATCTGTCCGGCGGTGGAGCAACGGTGGATGCTATTCGCCGTGCCGCGTCGGTTGAGATTGGGTCGGCATACCTGTCCCCGGCGCAGCCAATCGAGTTCCCAACGACCGGCGGCAAGACCGCGCACGCTCTCTACTACCCGCCGCACAACGACGATGTCGAGGCACCGGCTGGGGAACTGCCGCCGCTGCTGGTCTTCAGCCATGGTGGCCCGACCGGCGCGACGAGCGGCGTGCTGAACCTGTCGATTCAGTACTGGACCAGCCGTGGCTTCGCGGTTGTGGATGTGAACTACGGCGGCAGCACCGGCTACGGGCGTGAGTATCGCGAGCGACTGAAGGACAACTGGGGCATTGTCGATGTCGACGACTGCGCCAATGCGGCGGGATATCTGGCCGATCAGGGGCTGGTGGATCGCGGGCGGATGGCGATCCGTGGTGGTAGTGCTGGTGGCTACACGACGCTGGCGGCGCTGACGTTCGTTGATGTGTTTGCGGCTGGAGCCAGCCACTTCGGCATCGCCGATCTCGAGACGATGACGAAGGACACGCACAAGTTCGAGTCGCGCTACCTTGATGGCCTGATCGGTCCGTATCCGGAGGCGATCGAGACGTACTACGCGCGCTCGCCGGTCCACCACACGGATCAGCTGGCGGCACCAATGATCATCTTCCAAGGGCTGGAGGACAAGGTTGTGCCGCCGTCGCAAGCCGAAGACATGGTGGCGGCGCTCGACCGCAAGGGGCTGCCGTACGCCTACCTGGCGTTCGAGGGTGAGCAGCACGGATTCCGGCGGGCCGAGAACATTCGCAGGACACTGGAGGCGGAGCTGGCGTTCTACGGCTACGTGTTCGGCTTCCAGCCGGCCGATGAGTTCGAGCCGATCACAATCGTGAATGCAGGATGATTGCGGGACGCGGCATGTAGGATTGCCGACAATTGCGCAGAGCGGAGCGCATCGATTCCAGACTTGCTTCGCTCTGCGCCGGTTCGCCCAACGACGGCAGGTGTGACGGTGAGGTGGGGTCATGAACCAGCAACACCTGGATTCGACAATCGAAGCAGGTATCGACGATCCATACGCGGCGCGCCCGTGGCTGCGGAACTACCCGAGTGGTGTGCCGGCGGACATTGAGTCGACCGATCAGACGGTGCCGGATCTGATTCGTCACGCGGCATCCCGCTACCCGGAGCGTGTTGCGTTCACCTACTACGGTCGACACCTGACCTTCCGGGAGATCGATCGACTGTCGTCGGCGTTTGCGAACCGGCTGATCGAGCGCGGTTTTCAGCCGGGCGATCGCGTTTTGGTGGTGCTGGCCAACATGCCGCAGTACCCAATCGTCCACCTCGGCACGATGAAGGCCGGCGGAGTGGTGGCGGCGCTCTCGCCGCTGCTGGTCGAGCGCGAGATCGCGCAGTTGGCGACCGACTCCGGCGCGAAGATCGTTGTCGCGCTCGACCGCGTCTGGGATCGGATTGCTCCGCTGATCGAGCAAGGCGTCATCGAGCGGGCCATCATGACCGGCCCGCAGGACTTCCTGCCGACGGTGAAGCGCCTGCTCTACCCATTGAAGTACCGCAAGGAGATGATCTCGGTGCCGTTCGATTCGGCGCGCGGCATCGAGAGCTTGCGGGCCATGCTGAAGGGCGCGTCCAATCGCGACCCGATGGTGCCGATCGAACCGAGCGCGATCGCCGCCTTCCAGTACACGGGTGGCACGACCGGTCTGCCGAAGGCTGCCGTGCTGACGCATCGCAACCTCGTTGCGAACGTCCTGCAGGTCCGCGCCTGGGTGCGGGATCTGAAGGAGGGCGAGGAGACGATCCTCTCGATTCTGCCGTTCTTCCATTCCTATGGTGTCACGCTCTGCCTGCACATCGCGGCCTACATCGGCGCGACGACGGTTCTCGTGCCACGCTTCGAGATCGCCGACGTGATGGAGCAGATCAAGCGCTACCAGCCGACCGGGTTGCCGGGCGTGCCGACACTCTACAGCGCCATCATCGGCGCGGTCGATCGCAATCCGGAGCGGCAGGAGTCGATGCGCTCGATCCAGTACTGCATCAGTGGCGGTGCGCCGCTGCCTCTCGCTATTCAGCAGCGCTTCGAGGAGCTGACCGGCGGACACCTGGTCGAGGGCTACGGGCTCTCCGAGGCATCTCCGGTGACGCACGCCAATCCGTTGGACGGCCGCTCGCGGATCGGCACGATCGGCATGCCGCTGCCCAGCACTGAGGCGCGCGTTGTCGATCTGGAGACCCGCGAGCCAGTGCCGATAGGCGAGCGCGGTGAGATCGCGGTGCGTGGTCCTCAGGTGATGCAGGGCTACTGGCACAGGCCGGAGGATACCGCCGCCGTGCTCTCCGAGGATGGCTGGCTCTATACCGGCGACGTCGGTGTCATGGATGAGGACGGCTACTTCCAGATCGTCGATCGGCAGAAGGACGTTATCATCACCGGCGGCGAGAACATCTATCCGCGGGAGATCGAGGAGGTGCTCTACACGCACCCCAAGATCGCTGACGCTGCCGTCGTCGGTGTTCCACACGCGGTCGGCGGGCAGGTCGTCAAGGCGTTCATCGCCGTCAAGCCGGGCGAGACGCTGGAGCGGCGGGAGGTCCTGCAGTTCTGCGGCGAGCGGTTGGCGAAGTACAAGGTGCCGCGCCAGATCGAGTTCCGCGAGGAGTTGCCGAAGAGCGCTTCGGGCAAGATCCTGCGCCGCGCGCTGGCGGAGGAAGAGGCCGCCAAGCCGCGCCGTCGCCGAGCCAGCGAGAAGGACGCCGCAGACAGCTAGTGCCAGCAGGCGTCGAAGACCCGCATCCAGTTCTCGCCCAGCAGCTTGAGAATCGCCTCGTCGTCGTAGCCGCTGCGCACCAGCGCGTCGGTCAGGGCCGGTAGCTCGCCGATGTGCTGGATGTCCTGCGGCGCATCGCGGAAGCCGAAGAAGTCGGTGCCCAGCGCGACGTGGTCGATGCCGGTCTGGGCGACGATTGCGTCGGCTTCACGCACCAGCTCGGCGGTGTCGGCCATACTCCAGAAGACGATGCCGATCAGCCCGCCTGACTTCGCAATCGCCTCGGCCTTGCTCATGCCGTAGGTTGCGTTCTGCTCGTCCCACGGGGCGCGATAGCCCGGCGATGGATGCAGCACGCTGGTGTGTGAGCAGACGACCGGCTGCGTGGCGCGCTCGATGACATCCCAGAAGCCGCGGTCGGAGAGGTGCGCGACATCGACGACGATGCCGAGCTCCTGGCATCGATCGACGGCGCGCTTGCCGAGGACAGTGAGGCCGCCGGTCGCGATGTCCTGTTGGGTGCCGTCGGCCAGCACGTTGCGGCGGCTGTGCGTCAGCGTCGTCATCCGCAGACCAAGCAGGGCGAACACATCGAGCAGGTCGATGCGGTGCCCGATGGGTTCGGCACCCTCCATCGTCAGAACGTAGGCAACTTTGCCGTCGGCCTTCGCCCGGCGGATATCGGCGGTCGTGGTTGCCAGCAGGCAGCGGTCGCTGTGCTCAGCGACCGCGCGATGCAGCGCTGCGACCATCTCAAGCGCCGATTCGAGCGCCGTATCGAGCATGTCATCCGGCAGGAAGAGCGCGACGCACTGCGCGGTGATGCCGCCCTGCTCCAGCAGCGGCAGCTCGTACTGGCCGGCCGGTGCGTTCAGCATGGCCTCTGGATCGAGTTGGTAGGGGACATTCTCCAGATTGCGCGTCACTCGGGCGGCTGATTGTCCGTGTGCGTCGCGATCGAACGGTTCGGTGAGTGTGGTGATCCCCTTTAGCACTGGCAGCAGGATGTCGCTGTGCCCGTCGATGACGATGGCGCGCTTGTGCAGCGCTGCCGCCTGCGGTGAGATCCCCATCACGTTGCTCCATTTCCGAACCGGTCGAAGATACCCGTCTGTGCGGCGCACACCATAGCACCCCCCGGGGCGTTGCGGGCATGGCCTATCGCCGCGATACTGCGCAGAGGCTAATGAGGCAGAGAGGAAACGCTATGACAGCAAAGAACATTCTTGTGACCGGCACGACCGGTCGGATCGGCCACGCGATCGTCGAGAAGCTGACCAGCCAGGGGGTGAATGTTATTGCGACCGACCACGATGGCGAGCGCCTGGAGTCCGCGCTTGGCGGCAGGGACGACGTCACGGCGATCGTCGCTGACCTGACGAGCGAGGACGACTTGAAGCGGTTGGCGTCCGAGGCGATTGCGGCGGCTGGGCAGATTGATGGGCTGGTGAACTGCGCCGGTATCTTCCCCAACCGGCAGGTCGTCAACATGTCGACCGACGAATGGGATCTGGTCTATGCCGTGAACCTGCGCGGCCCGTTCATCCTCAGCCGCGAGATCGCGCGGCACATGATCGAGCAGGAAGTCAAAGGATCGATCGTCAATATCTCGTCCGGCGCGGGCACGTCGGCGCGGACCGGTGGATCGCACTACTGCGGCTCGAAGGCGTCGCTGGAGATGCTGACCAAGGTGCTGGCAATCGAGCTTGGCCCCTACGGCATCCGCGTGAATGCGGTCGCGCCCGGCCTGATCCTCGACGAGGTGCTCGCGCAGCCGGTGCCGGAGGGAACGCACGAGTACGTCACCACGCTGCTGAACGGCATCCCGCTGCGGCGGACCGGCCGGCCGGAGGACATCGCCAACACCGTTGCGTTCCTGTGTGGTGACGAGACGGAGTGGGTCAGCGGGGCTGTCTGGGGCGTCAACGGCGGCTCGCAGGCCGGCCGCACGCACCTGCCGCCGAGCGAGTAGGGATATTCGAGTACGAGAGTCGCGGGCGGGGAGAATTTCCCCGCCCGCTTGGCATTTCGAAGATCGGTGTTCTATGCCTGCGCGGATCGCTCGTGGGCGATCTGGCCGTGCTGAATGACCATCTCGACCTGCTGCAGCGCCGCGATGTCGCTCGCCAGATCGCCGTCAACGACGACGACATCGGCGCGTTGGCCAGCCAGGATCGTCCCGAAGTCGTCATAACCGAGCGCAGCAGTGACGGCACCGGTTGCGGCGTGGATCGCATCGACCGGTCGCAGCCCGCAAGCCACCAACTCGTCGAGCTCCTTCCAGAACGTGTCGAACGCCGTGGCTCGCCAACCGGCATCGGAGCCGGCCAGCAGCGGCACGCCGAGCTCCTGGAGCTTGTGGACGATCTCGCGCTGCGTCTCCTGCCGCCGCTGCCACATCGAGCGCTCGTCACCCTCGTCGAGCAGATCGACCAGATCGCGGTTGACCTGCAGCGTTGGCGTGACCGGAATGCCGGACGCCGCGAGCTTCTCTGCGACGCGCTCGTCGATCTGCGGGATCAGGTTCGATCCGTAGAACGAAGCGTGCTCGATCAGGTCGACACCAGCGTTGATCGCGTTCTCGATCGATGCGGTTGCGATGCAGTGGGCGCAGACGAGCTTGCCCAGCCCGTGGGCGGTTTCGACAATGGCGCGAAGTTCCGATTCGGTGAAGCTGGGGTATTGCGAGAATGTGCCGGGTGTCCCGCCGCCGGCCGCCATCACCTTCACGTAGTCCGCGCCGCGCGAGATGACCTCGCGAACGGCGCGAGCCAGGTTGATTTCGCCATCCACCTCGCCGCCGAACTGTCGCGTGTGCCCGCCGGTGATGGTGAGCGTCCAGCCGCAAGCGATGATGCCTGCGCCGTCGATCAGGTTGGCCGCACGAGCGTTGCGTACATCGAGGATGACCTCTCTGCGGCCGCCGCAGTCGCGCACGGTCGTGACGCCTGCGCGCAACGATGTCTGGATATTGTGCGTCGCCATCAGGGCCAGGCTGGCGTCGGACTGCAGATCGATCCACGGCACAAACGGCGTGTTGTCGCCCGGCAGGACGAGGTGGACGTGGTTATTGATCAGGCCGGGGATGACCGTCTTGCCGGGGAGGTCGATCGCAGCGGTGCGGTCGGCGGCACTGAGGTCGCCGACCGGTGCGACTTGCGTGATGCGATCGCCCTCGATCGTGATTGCCTGCCCGGCCAGCGGCGCTGAGCCTGTGCCGTCGATGACGGTCGCGGGCGTCAGAATGATCTTGCTCACTTCAACCTCTTCACTCGTACTGATTCCTCTCAAAGCTCAGGAAGCGGGCACCTCAGGCGCGGATTTGCTGTCGCGGGTCGAGCGTGTCACGCAGACCGTCGCCGAGCAGATTCATGGCCAGGACGGTCACCATGATGGCAATGCCGGGGAAGGTCGCGATCCACCACTGTTCGCGCAGGTAGTTGCGTCCCTCGGACAGCATGCGACCCCACTCTGGTGTCGGAGGCTGGCTGCCCAGGCCAAGGAAGCTCAGCGACGCTGCCCAGAGAATGGCCGACGCGGTGCCGAGTGTGGCCAGCACGATCACCGGCGCGACGACGTTGGGCAGCACGTGGCGGCGCATGATGACACCGTCGGTCGCACCAACGACGCGGGCTGCATCGACGTAGACGTTCTCGCGCGCAGACAGCACCGAGCTGCGCACGATGCGGGCATAGGCCGGCACCGACGAGATGCCGACGGCGATCATCAGGTTCGGCAGGCTCGGGCCGAGGATGCTGACGAGCGCCAGGGCCAGCAGGATGCCCGGGAACGCTAGCATGATGTCAACGAAGCGCATGATGATTGTGTCGGTCCAGCGGCCATAGTAGCCGGCGATCAGGCCCATCAGGGTGCCGATGACGACCGCGATCGTGACCGAGATGAAGCCGACCATGAGCGATAGCCGAGTGCCATAGACAACCCGGCTGAAGACGTCACGACCGTACTGGTCGGTACCGAACAGATGCGTCCCGGACGGCGCCAGCAATGCGTCCTTCGGCGCAACGGCGTTCGGCTCATACGGGCTGATGATCGGCGCAGCCACAGCCATGATCACCAGGATCAGGAGCGCGACGAAACCGGCGACGGCGACCTTGCTGCGCCGCAACCGGGCGAACAGGTTGGGGCGCTTGGCGCGGGTCACCTGCATGCCCGCGTTGCGGTCGCTGGTGCTGTACTCACCTCTTCCATGGATCGTTACCCCAATCGAAATGCGTGGGTCGAGCACCGCGTACAGCACGTCGACGAGAAGATTGATCAGGACATAGGCGAGCGCAATGAACAGGACGATGCCCTGGACGAGCGGGAAGTCCTTCTCCAGGATTGCCGCAACGATGAGGCGACCGATGCCGGGCCGCCCGAAGACGGTCTCGATCACCACGGTTCCGGCGAGGAGCTGCCCGAACTGAAGCCCGAGGATGGTGATCGTCGGGATCATGGCGTTGCGTAGCGCGTGGCGGATGATGACGACCGAGTTGCGCAGGCCCTTTGCCCGTGCCGTGATGATGTACTCCTGGCGGAGTACCTCCAGCATCGTCGAGCGGGTGAGCCGCGCGATGATCGCGGACGCGCCGAGGCCGAGCGTCACCGCCGGTAACACAAGGTGTTTGAAGTCTCCCCCGCCGGTCGCGGGGAACCAGTTGAATTTGAGCGAGAAGCCGAATATCAGCAGCAAGCCGAGCCAGAAGCTGGGCATCGAGACGCCAAGCATCGCCATGATCATCGCGGCGAGGTCGGCCCAGGTGTTCTGCTTGACTGCTGCGACGATGCCGAGCGTCATGCCGATGACGACGGCGATGGCAAGTCCCGCCAACGTCAGCACGATCGTCGACGGAAGGTTGTCGCGGATCTCGTCCATCACTGGTCGCTTACTGCGGATTGAGTACCCCAGGTCGCCCTGCGCGGCATTGGTCACGAAGCGCAGGTACTGCTCCGGCAGTGGCTTGTCGAGGTAGAGCTGCGCCTTCAGCTTCTCGACCTGCTCGGGTGTCGTTTGAAACTCACCGAGCATCATCTGGATCGGGTCGCCGGGGACAAGATGCAGCATGGCAAAGACAGCGATCGACACGCCGAGTACGACCGGAATCGTCGACAGTAGCCGCTGTATCAGAAATCTCCCCATAGCCCTGCCCCCCAGGGAGCGGCGTCAGTGCCGCTCCCCCTTGTGCCCGAGTACGTCGGGCGGTGATTGTGTCTAAGACTGGATCGAAACCAGGCCGAACTGCGGATACGTATAGCCGTTGAACATCAGCCCCTGGACTTCCTTCTTGCCTGCCCAGACGGCGTATTCATCGACCAACGGTGCCGCGACGGCCATGTCCGCCAGCTTCTGGCAGATCTCCAGGTAGAGCGCGCGCCGCGCTGCCTGGTCGGTCTCGGTGCGGCCCTGCTCCAGCATCGAGTCGATCTCCGGATCGTCGAGGCAGGCGAAGTTGAAGTTCTTGCCGATCAGTGATGAATGGAACATCGCGTAGAGACCATCGTAGTCACCCGACCGCAAGAACATGACCGGCCCGTTGGTGGCGCAGTTGTAGTTGTCCTCGTACCACGGTGCGCGAGCCTGCGCCTTGATCTGGCAATCAAATCCGACGTCGTTCAAGTTGGCCTGAATCAGCTGCGCCTCGGGCGGCGATCCCGAGCCTGCATCGATGACATTCAACAGGAATGAGAGCTTCTTGCCGTCCTTCTCACGTGTGCCATCGCCGGTCCAACCGGCCTCTTCCAGGAGCTGCTTCGCCTGCTCCGGGTCGTATGGTTGCGATAGAGATTCGTCGTCGATCATCGCGCGCGTCAGCATGCCGATCGAGACTTCGCCGATGCCGGCGAACACGGTGTCGACCAGTGCCTGCCGGTCGATGGCGAGGCTGACCGCGCGACGAACGTTGACGTCATCGGTCGGCTCCATGCTCGTGTTCAGGATCAGGATGCGCGGAATGCCACCCCAGAGCATCTTCTGCACGCTGAGATCGCCGTTGCCCTCAAGCCGGGCGAGATCCTGCGCTGGTACGCCGGTGATCAACTGAGTCTCTCCGGTCTCGACGGTCGTGACCCGTGTGCTGCTCTCCGGGATGAACTTGAATACGATCCGGTCGAGCAGCGCAGGACCTGCCGCTTCGGCCCACGGTGCCTGGCGGTTGTACTCGTCCCAGCGGACAAGCGCGACGTTGTCCTTGGCGGTGTAGCTCTCGACCTTGAACTGGCCGGTTGTGACGATCTGCGTCGCGAAGTCGTCACCGAGCTCTTCGACCGCCTTCAGCGAGACAATGCCGAGTGGTGCGCCGGCCGTATAGGTCAGGAACGGCGCGTACGGTGCCTCGAAGTTGACGACGGCGGTGAACTCATCGGGCGTGTCGGTGCCGGTGTAGCCAGCCAGCGACGCGAGAGCGCTGCCGGCCTGGAAGTTGGGATCGACGATGCGATCGAAGTTGCCCTTGATGCTCTCCGCGTTGAACGGTGAGCCGTCCTGGAAGGTCACATCCTCGCGCAGCTTGAATGTGTAGCTGGTTCCGTCTGTCGATGCTTCCCACGACTCAGCCAGCCACGGCTTCAGCTCGCGCTCCTCGGTGAGGAACGTGAGTGATTCTGACACCGAGCTGGTGATCATGAACGAGACGGCGCTGGGTGATGTGTGCGGGTCGAGCGTCGGTGGCTCGGAATCCAGCCCAACGATCAGCTCGCCGCCCGCTGTCGGCTCTTCGCCGCCGGTCTCAGCGGTCGCGTCGCCAGTGCCGGTCGTCGCCTCGCCGCCGGAGCTGCTGCCACCATCCGCCGAATCATCGTCGTCGCCCCCGCACGCTGCCAGCAGCCCGCCCATCACGGGTAGCGCAGCAGCCACGCCGGCCAGACGCACGAACGCACGTCGGGATATTCCCAAAGAAGTCAGTCGCTCTAAATCAGCCATGTTGGACCTCGCCCCCTCGTATTGAACGTCGTTGCGCGTGGATTAGTTTCAGCCTCCTCGCACCGTCCTTCCGCTGTGGATTCACGCCAGGCGTCCTTACGCATCCTCGCGGATGCCGATACCCATCAGGAGTCCGTTGGCTCCGACTGCCGGGCTGGTGGTCAGGAACAGGACCCGACCGTCAACCGGTGAGACAATCGATTCGAGAGCGTCGCCATACAGCGAGTCGACCGTGCCGACCTGCTGACCTTCTGCGACCTCGTCGTCGACTTCAACAGTGGTATGGAAGAAGCCAGGTTGTGCTGAGTACAGCCACTCGAAGTTGGTGAGGATCGTTACGTCATTGGCTGGAGCAACGTCGCGCTGCAGCATCCCTTCGTGGCTCAGCACGCGATAAAGCCCCTCGGTGAGCAGCCGGACAGGCTCCTCTTCGAGCAGTCCAACGCCGCCGGCCTCGGCAATAATCCCGGGCACACCGCGCTCGGCGGCCGCGACGAAGCTCATCGAGCCTTTCGCTGGCTGGACCGGCTTGTCGATGACGAGCAGGTAGGGCAGCCCGAAGACCTCGGCAATCTCACGCGCCTTCGTGTCGGCAGTGTCCGGGCTCTTGCGGCAGATTGAGAACGGGACCAGCGCCTCAACCATGTCGCCCCCATGCAGATCGATATAGAGATCGGCATGGGCGATGAACTCTTCGGTGAGCGCATGGACGAGCTGTTCGGTGTACGTGCCGTCTGGCTCACCGGGGAACATGCGGTTCGGGTTGAGCCCGTCGACCGGGCAGATGAATGGCGTCCGGTTCCAGAAGGCGGGCAGGTTCACGACCGGCATGATGACAACGGTGCCGGTCAGCTCGCTCGGATCGAGCGCGTTGGCGAGCCGAACTGCCGTTTCGATACCCGGGTACTCGCCGCCGTGGACGCCGGCGCTGACAAAGATCACTGGCCCCGGTGTCGCACCAGTAACTGAGATCACTGGCCAGCGTTCGTTCTCAAGGGCTGCGCCTGGCAGCTGCACGTCGTGACGCTGCGTCGTGCCGGGCTGTAGCTCGCCCAGAATTGGGAACCGTGTCGCGGTCATTGTGTCCGACATAAATTGATGAATTACCCCTTCGCTTCTTCCTGCTTCTCGCTGAATAGGCGAGCGAGCGATTGATAGTGGTCGTCGATGATCTCGATTGCGCGATCGCGCGATCCAGCGGGGTCGCTGAGCGCGTCAACGATCACGACGTGGCGGTTGGCCACGTTGTCAGGGTCGAGCTCGATGTAACGGATGGACAGCGTGAGGATGATGCCGATGAGCGAATTGATACTGGCCCAGACGCTGCCGACCAGCTTGTGTTCACTCATGTCCACGATGCTCTTGTGGAACATGTGGTCCAGCTCGATGAACTCGTTGACGTTGGCCGGCAGCGACAGTTGGCGCATGCGATCGGTCAGATCCAGCAGGTGTCGACGATTCTCAGGCTGGATCGGGACAGCCAGACCCCGAAAGCACTCGGATTCGAGCATCGCGTGGAGTCGGCAGGCTTCGACCGCCTTGGCTGGCGTAAGGCTGGCGACGACGCTGCCACGATGAGCGCGCGTCTCGATCAGGTATTCGGCCTTGAGGCAACGCAGCGCCTCGCGGACGGTGCTGCGGCTGACACCGAGCTCTTCGGTCAGTGCGACCTCGCCGAGGTGCTGTCCCGGTGGTCGTTCGCCCAGCATGATCTGACGCCGCAGGTGGCGAACAAGCTGATTGGTTAATGTCCGTCGATCGTCGGGAATAGCCTGCCTGGTACCTGTCACCGCACTGCCTCAAGTTCGCTCTGTCCGATTGTCTGACAATATGAAATCATAGCGAGATCGGCACGGTTGTCAAACGCGTGCCGATGGATCGCGGGCTACTGGTAAATGACGACCAGCGCTGGTGGGTCGAGGGCGACGATCTGTTCGGGGGTCAGGAGTGGATCGTCCTGGCGGTAGAAAAGCTTGATGCCGCCGTACTCAATCAGCTCCTGCGTCACGAAGTGATCGTAGTTGCCAAGCTTGGCGTCCGGGCCGCCGAATCCGTCCATGTCGAGCACGATGTCGACACCCGGCAGCGGCGTGATCGCATCCTTGTTGAAGATCATCTCCGACTCAAACTGATGCAGGATCAGGATCTTGGACGGGATCTGCTTCTCGGCGACGATCTGCGACAGCATCTCGACGGCCTTCTGGATGTCGTTGCCGTCTGCTTCGCCGATGAACTCACCCGGTATCCGGTCGTTCGGGACCGTCTCGTTGGCCTTGGTCGAGAACTCCGGGTCGAGCGCGACGTGGACGTTCGGCAATTCCAGCCAGTGGCGGATGACCTCGATCTGGTGTGGGATCGAGTCCCAGCCGATTTGCAGGTCGAGGATGACGATCATGTCATGCGCGGTCGCGTAGTCAACGTAGTCCTGGATCAGCTCGTCGCCGGAGTAGGCGACGTAGGTGCCGTCGTCGCCGGGCCACGGCTGGGCGACTGTCGCGATCATCTCGAACGCCAGCACGGTTGGATGCGACGGATCAGCCGCTTCGTAGGCAGCGGCCTGCTCGGCCAGCTTGGCGTGCAGATCGGGAATCGAATACTCGCCGAGGATGCCCATCTGCTCGGAATTGGGATGTCCGTAGAACGAGATGATCCGATGATTTGGGAGCAGCCCTTCCGTGTCGTCACCGGCAGATACCGCCGTGGTGGCGGTCGGCTCGATGACCGTCGCGGTTGGTTCGGTCGTTTCGGTTGGGTCCGCTGCAGGTTCTGTTGTCGCGGTCGGTTCTTCCCCGCTGGCGTCCGTTGTGGGGGTTGGTGGCGCGGTCGTGTCGCCGGTTGCGCCCGGTGCGGTCGGCTCACTCGTGACCGTCGTGGCGGTGCTGGCGGCGTCGGTCCCATCTGTCGATTCGGCAGAGTCGGGTCCGCTACAGGCAGCCAGAGCCGTAACCAGCATCAGGAGGAGAATGATTCGGGGTAGCGTCAGGAGTGTACGTCTAGTCATGGTCGGCAATGCTACATGATCGTGACCAGTGCCATCGCCTGCTAGACTGTGGCGGATTCTCCAGGTGCCGCGCTTCAACCGAAAGTGACCGCCAGATGCCCGATCGTGAGCAGACTCGCGTCGTTCATGCCGGAGCCGCCGCTGATGCTGCCGGCTCGATAACCCGACCTGTCAGTCCGCCGCTCGTTCAGACGACGGCCTGGGTCTATCCCGATGTCGCCACGATCGACGCCGTCTATGAGAACGGCGCTCCGGCGTATATCTATGGCCGCTACGGCACGCCCAATCACCGTGAGCTGGAGCAGGCACTCGCCGATCTGGAGGGTGCTGAGGCGGGGGTTGCGACGACGAATGGGTCCAGCGCGATCTTCGCGGTGCTACTAGCGTTGACCCGGGCAGGCAGCCGGGTCGTCGCGGCCCATCGCGTCTACGGCGGCACACGCGGCATCCTCAACGGCGAGATGGCGCGGTTC contains:
- a CDS encoding ABC transporter permease subunit, with the translated sequence MGRFLIQRLLSTIPVVLGVSIAVFAMLHLVPGDPIQMMLGEFQTTPEQVEKLKAQLYLDKPLPEQYLRFVTNAAQGDLGYSIRSKRPVMDEIRDNLPSTIVLTLAGLAIAVVIGMTLGIVAAVKQNTWADLAAMIMAMLGVSMPSFWLGLLLIFGFSLKFNWFPATGGGDFKHLVLPAVTLGLGASAIIARLTRSTMLEVLRQEYIITARAKGLRNSVVIIRHALRNAMIPTITILGLQFGQLLAGTVVIETVFGRPGIGRLIVAAILEKDFPLVQGIVLFIALAYVLINLLVDVLYAVLDPRISIGVTIHGRGEYSTSDRNAGMQVTRAKRPNLFARLRRSKVAVAGFVALLILVIMAVAAPIISPYEPNAVAPKDALLAPSGTHLFGTDQYGRDVFSRVVYGTRLSLMVGFISVTIAVVIGTLMGLIAGYYGRWTDTIIMRFVDIMLAFPGILLALALVSILGPSLPNLMIAVGISSVPAYARIVRSSVLSARENVYVDAARVVGATDGVIMRRHVLPNVVAPVIVLATLGTASAILWAASLSFLGLGSQPPTPEWGRMLSEGRNYLREQWWIATFPGIAIMVTVLAMNLLGDGLRDTLDPRQQIRA
- a CDS encoding ABC transporter substrate-binding protein, which translates into the protein MADLERLTSLGISRRAFVRLAGVAAALPVMGGLLAACGGDDDDSADGGSSSGGEATTGTGDATAETGGEEPTAGGELIVGLDSEPPTLDPHTSPSAVSFMITSSVSESLTFLTEERELKPWLAESWEASTDGTSYTFKLREDVTFQDGSPFNAESIKGNFDRIVDPNFQAGSALASLAGYTGTDTPDEFTAVVNFEAPYAPFLTYTAGAPLGIVSLKAVEELGDDFATQIVTTGQFKVESYTAKDNVALVRWDEYNRQAPWAEAAGPALLDRIVFKFIPESSTRVTTVETGETQLITGVPAQDLARLEGNGDLSVQKMLWGGIPRILILNTSMEPTDDVNVRRAVSLAIDRQALVDTVFAGIGEVSIGMLTRAMIDDESLSQPYDPEQAKQLLEEAGWTGDGTREKDGKKLSFLLNVIDAGSGSPPEAQLIQANLNDVGFDCQIKAQARAPWYEDNYNCATNGPVMFLRSGDYDGLYAMFHSSLIGKNFNFACLDDPEIDSMLEQGRTETDQAARRALYLEICQKLADMAVAAPLVDEYAVWAGKKEVQGLMFNGYTYPQFGLVSIQS
- a CDS encoding M14 family metallopeptidase; amino-acid sequence: MTATRFPILGELQPGTTQRHDVQLPGAALENERWPVISVTGATPGPVIFVSAGVHGGEYPGIETAVRLANALDPSELTGTVVIMPVVNLPAFWNRTPFICPVDGLNPNRMFPGEPDGTYTEQLVHALTEEFIAHADLYIDLHGGDMVEALVPFSICRKSPDTADTKAREIAEVFGLPYLLVIDKPVQPAKGSMSFVAAAERGVPGIIAEAGGVGLLEEEPVRLLTEGLYRVLSHEGMLQRDVAPANDVTILTNFEWLYSAQPGFFHTTVEVDDEVAEGQQVGTVDSLYGDALESIVSPVDGRVLFLTTSPAVGANGLLMGIGIREDA
- a CDS encoding GntR family transcriptional regulator yields the protein MTGTRQAIPDDRRTLTNQLVRHLRRQIMLGERPPGQHLGEVALTEELGVSRSTVREALRCLKAEYLIETRAHRGSVVASLTPAKAVEACRLHAMLESECFRGLAVPIQPENRRHLLDLTDRMRQLSLPANVNEFIELDHMFHKSIVDMSEHKLVGSVWASINSLIGIILTLSIRYIELDPDNVANRHVVIVDALSDPAGSRDRAIEIIDDHYQSLARLFSEKQEEAKG